In a genomic window of Lacrimispora sp. BS-2:
- a CDS encoding desulfoferrodoxin family protein, with translation MKNEPVFLTDKNHNVILEAIAGTPNAALPDSLKPFEILEPNTSDGAAEKHAPVIETEGNHVTVKVGSAFHPMTEDHNIAWVCLQTTAGSVMRVSLSPDCEPVARFTLENGDSPKAAFAYCNLHGFWKTEA, from the coding sequence ATGAAAAACGAACCTGTATTTTTAACCGACAAAAACCATAACGTCATTCTGGAAGCCATTGCCGGAACTCCCAACGCTGCACTCCCGGACAGCTTGAAACCTTTTGAAATATTAGAGCCTAATACCTCGGATGGAGCCGCAGAAAAGCATGCCCCGGTCATTGAAACAGAAGGAAATCATGTGACCGTAAAGGTAGGCAGCGCGTTCCATCCCATGACTGAGGATCACAACATTGCCTGGGTCTGCCTGCAGACAACGGCAGGCAGCGTTATGAGGGTAAGCTTAAGTCCGGACTGTGAACCGGTGGCCCGCTTTACACTGGAAAACGGCGATTCTCCAAAGGCCGCTTTCGCCTACTGCAATCTTCATGGATTCTGGAAAACAGAGGCATAA
- a CDS encoding MBL fold metallo-hydrolase: MYELNQVSTNSYYVQSPAKIGIVKLNDTDVCLIDSGSDKDAGRKVRQILDANGWRLTAIYNTHSNADHIGGNKYLQNQTGCKIYAPGIECDFTNHTLLEPSFLYGGFPPKDLRHKFLMAQESSAEYLTDDVLPKGLSAIRLPGHFFDMVGFRDVDDVVYLADCLSSKETLDKYQIGFLYDVSAYLETLEMVKTLKAKVFVPAHAEVTDNIAPLAQINIDKVHEIADRILEICKKPVIFEKVLQQLFNDYGLEMNFEQYVLVGSTVRSYLSWLKDTGRIAVIFENGQLLWKTNIGFNV; this comes from the coding sequence ATGTATGAGTTAAATCAGGTTAGTACAAATAGTTATTACGTTCAAAGTCCGGCAAAAATTGGGATTGTTAAGCTTAACGATACGGATGTATGCCTTATTGACAGTGGAAGTGATAAGGATGCAGGGCGAAAAGTCAGGCAGATACTGGATGCCAATGGCTGGCGGCTGACAGCAATATATAATACTCATTCCAATGCCGATCATATCGGCGGCAATAAGTATTTGCAGAATCAAACCGGATGCAAAATTTATGCACCAGGTATTGAATGCGACTTTACAAATCATACGCTTCTTGAACCGTCCTTTTTGTATGGCGGGTTCCCTCCAAAGGACTTGCGGCACAAATTTCTGATGGCGCAGGAAAGCAGTGCGGAATATCTTACTGATGATGTTCTTCCAAAGGGTCTGAGCGCCATTCGGCTTCCCGGCCATTTCTTTGATATGGTGGGTTTTAGAGATGTGGATGATGTTGTTTATCTGGCAGATTGTTTATCAAGCAAAGAGACCCTGGATAAATATCAAATCGGGTTTCTCTATGATGTATCTGCTTACCTTGAAACCCTGGAAATGGTGAAGACCCTGAAAGCAAAGGTTTTTGTACCTGCCCACGCAGAAGTGACGGACAACATCGCCCCCCTGGCTCAGATTAACATTGACAAGGTTCATGAAATAGCAGACAGGATACTTGAAATTTGTAAGAAGCCGGTTATCTTTGAGAAAGTCTTACAACAGCTTTTTAATGATTATGGTCTGGAGATGAATTTTGAGCAGTATGTGCTTGTTGGCAGTACCGTTCGCTCTTATCTTTCCTGGTTAAAGGATACGGGGCGGATTGCAGTGATTTTCGAAAATGGACAACTGCTTTGGAAAACAAATATTGGGTTCAATGTGTAA
- the hpt gene encoding hypoxanthine phosphoribosyltransferase: MDDKIRILLSEEEVAARVKEIAEKISRDYEGKPLHLICILKGGVFFTCELAKRINLPLTMDFMSVSSYGAGTVSSGIVKITKDLDDPIEGKDVLIVEDIIDSGNTLAYLIEVLKQRNPNSIELCTLLDKPERRVKDQVKVKYTCFTVPDQFIVGYGLDYDQIYRNLPYIGVIEQQ, from the coding sequence ATGGATGATAAGATACGTATATTGTTATCAGAGGAAGAGGTAGCGGCAAGAGTAAAAGAAATAGCAGAAAAGATCAGCAGGGATTATGAAGGAAAGCCCCTTCATCTGATCTGTATCTTAAAAGGAGGCGTTTTCTTTACCTGTGAGCTTGCAAAGCGGATCAATCTGCCGCTTACCATGGATTTCATGTCCGTATCCAGTTACGGTGCCGGAACGGTATCCAGCGGAATCGTCAAGATCACCAAGGACCTTGATGATCCCATTGAAGGGAAGGATGTATTGATCGTGGAGGATATTATTGATTCCGGCAATACTCTGGCCTATCTGATCGAGGTGTTAAAGCAGAGAAATCCAAACAGCATTGAGCTGTGTACTCTTCTTGATAAACCGGAGCGCCGGGTGAAAGATCAGGTCAAGGTGAAATATACCTGTTTTACCGTGCCGGATCAGTTTATCGTTGGATATGGTCTTGACTACGATCAGATATACAGGAATTTACCATATATTGGAGTTATAGAACAGCAATAA
- a CDS encoding methyl-accepting chemotaxis protein encodes MQKEGSINIFLRISCSQYGLNNIDIISSDGTSVVNGKSYEQDNAYLQAKNGTPFLSDPMIHKDSAFFEYAYPYDDLVIMIEFPYSVFQEMIQDTKLGDTGSTYILNQEGTKVAHEDFSLVLSRQNDAEAAKKDQAAYGEIAKLETAMAAGENGFGFYHWNGDNRFGSYAPVKGTNGWSVNVTASESEFMSGVITSMLNAVILGAVSLILAVFVMFRITDRITKPIGQVVDSIDQLSAGDLSIELHMKRHDEIGGIGEKVNEMAGKYRDIIYDISGFLQQVSCGNLTVQSNCEYPGEFNGIRSSMEMIASRLNDIILNIRSSAQEVNSGAEQVSGASQALASGAAMQAATVEVLNASIVNVSEMTEKNSEHVRKASDYVKQSGSRVSAGNRHMQSLHSAMEEVSLSSEKISGITKMIEDIAFQTNILALNAAVEAARAGSGGQGFAVVAGEVRNLSAKSADAAKQTAKLIENTVKAVSEGKRQTDETAGILKEIADKSILVEQVMEEIESSTLEQAKAMEQILKGLSQVSAVVQSNAAAEESSASSEELAAQAQALKQEVAKFNLFESN; translated from the coding sequence GTGCAAAAAGAGGGCAGCATCAATATATTCTTACGGATATCATGTTCCCAGTACGGACTTAATAACATCGATATTATTTCATCTGACGGGACCTCTGTTGTCAATGGAAAATCCTATGAACAGGACAATGCATACCTCCAGGCCAAAAACGGAACTCCCTTTTTATCCGACCCCATGATTCATAAGGATTCCGCTTTCTTTGAATATGCATACCCTTATGATGATCTGGTCATTATGATTGAATTTCCTTATTCTGTTTTCCAGGAAATGATCCAGGATACGAAGCTTGGAGATACGGGAAGTACCTATATTTTAAATCAGGAAGGTACGAAAGTGGCCCACGAGGATTTTTCTCTGGTATTATCCCGGCAAAATGATGCAGAGGCGGCAAAGAAAGATCAAGCCGCTTATGGAGAAATCGCAAAACTGGAAACCGCAATGGCGGCTGGGGAAAACGGCTTTGGATTTTATCACTGGAACGGAGATAACAGATTTGGTTCCTATGCTCCTGTGAAAGGCACCAATGGCTGGTCGGTGAATGTGACCGCTTCGGAATCGGAATTTATGTCCGGTGTTATAACCTCCATGTTAAATGCTGTCATTTTGGGAGCTGTTTCCCTGATACTTGCGGTTTTTGTCATGTTTCGGATCACGGACCGGATAACAAAGCCCATCGGGCAGGTGGTTGATTCCATTGATCAGTTATCTGCCGGAGATTTGAGCATTGAACTGCATATGAAACGTCACGACGAAATAGGGGGAATCGGAGAAAAGGTCAATGAAATGGCAGGGAAATACCGGGATATCATCTATGATATTTCCGGATTTTTACAGCAGGTCTCCTGTGGCAACCTTACGGTTCAAAGTAATTGTGAATATCCAGGTGAATTTAACGGAATACGAAGTTCCATGGAAATGATCGCTTCCCGCTTAAATGATATCATATTAAACATCCGTTCCTCCGCCCAGGAGGTCAATTCCGGAGCAGAACAGGTTTCCGGCGCCTCCCAGGCTCTTGCTTCCGGAGCAGCCATGCAGGCGGCAACGGTGGAAGTATTAAATGCTTCCATTGTTAATGTTTCGGAAATGACAGAAAAGAATTCAGAGCATGTACGGAAGGCTTCCGATTATGTAAAGCAATCCGGATCAAGGGTCAGTGCAGGAAACCGGCATATGCAGAGCCTTCATTCCGCTATGGAAGAGGTAAGCCTGTCTTCTGAGAAAATATCCGGCATCACAAAAATGATTGAGGACATTGCATTTCAGACCAACATACTGGCTTTAAACGCAGCCGTTGAAGCAGCCCGGGCCGGAAGTGGGGGCCAGGGGTTTGCGGTGGTTGCAGGGGAGGTGCGGAACCTGTCAGCCAAATCCGCTGATGCGGCAAAACAGACTGCCAAACTGATTGAGAATACGGTAAAGGCGGTATCAGAGGGAAAAAGACAGACGGATGAGACCGCAGGAATCCTTAAGGAGATTGCAGATAAATCCATTCTTGTGGAACAGGTCATGGAGGAAATTGAATCATCCACTCTGGAACAGGCCAAGGCTATGGAGCAGATCTTAAAAGGGCTGTCCCAGGTATCTGCCGTTGTCCAGTCCAATGCAGCAGCGGAGGAAAGCTCGGCTTCCAGTGAAGAACTGGCGGCACAGGCACAGGCGTTAAAGCAGGAGGTTGCAAAGTTCAACTTGTTTGAGAGTAATTAA
- a CDS encoding LysR family transcriptional regulator: MMFKGMDYVYMVYKEQSFSNAAKKLFISQPSLSATIKRIENKIGYPIFDRSTKPLTLTECGEKYIKSVEEMLFIESDFYNFVNDWGDLKIGKLVLGGSSLFSSWVLPPLIGEFTRRFPMVKVELIEESTAALASYLQNGRIDLMIDNCSLDKAIFDSRIYKKEHLLLAVPKTFEINREAKQYQVPVKRILDGSFLEENIRPAPLKLFEKEPFIMLKPENDTRKRAIEILQEYDIAPEIVFELDQQLTSYNITCSGMGISFISDTLIAQVLSHPNVIYYKIESSICQRNLCFYWKTGRRFTRAMEEFLKITGNR, encoded by the coding sequence ATGATGTTTAAGGGAATGGATTATGTATACATGGTGTACAAAGAACAAAGTTTTTCCAACGCAGCAAAAAAATTATTTATCTCTCAGCCTTCCCTAAGCGCTACCATAAAAAGAATAGAAAATAAAATCGGCTATCCGATTTTTGACAGAAGTACAAAGCCTTTGACTCTGACGGAATGTGGAGAAAAATATATTAAGTCTGTGGAGGAAATGCTTTTTATTGAAAGTGACTTTTACAACTTTGTGAATGACTGGGGAGATTTGAAAATTGGAAAGCTGGTCCTGGGAGGAAGCAGCCTTTTTTCTTCATGGGTACTGCCTCCTTTAATTGGCGAATTTACCCGGCGCTTTCCAATGGTTAAGGTGGAGCTGATTGAAGAGAGCACAGCCGCATTGGCATCCTATCTCCAAAATGGCAGAATTGATTTGATGATTGATAATTGTTCTCTGGACAAAGCCATATTTGACAGCCGCATTTACAAAAAAGAACATTTGCTTCTGGCTGTGCCGAAAACCTTTGAAATTAACCGGGAAGCAAAGCAGTACCAGGTTCCGGTAAAACGGATTCTTGATGGTTCCTTTTTGGAAGAAAATATTAGACCGGCACCGCTTAAACTGTTTGAAAAAGAGCCATTTATTATGCTGAAGCCTGAGAACGATACAAGGAAGCGCGCAATAGAAATTCTGCAGGAGTACGACATTGCTCCAGAAATTGTATTTGAACTTGACCAGCAGCTTACTTCTTATAATATAACCTGTTCAGGAATGGGAATATCCTTTATTAGTGACACACTGATCGCACAGGTTCTGTCTCATCCAAATGTTATCTATTATAAGATCGAAAGTAGCATTTGCCAGCGAAACTTATGTTTCTATTGGAAGACCGGCAGACGCTTCACCCGGGCAATGGAGGAGTTTTTGAAAATTACGGGGAACAGATAA
- a CDS encoding glycoside hydrolase family 13 protein produces MCFQAEALNRDALFTDETESFRFPAEPGVGDDVILLFRTAKGNADQVCYIQEGLKDETAMEKAESDGLFDYYKHRLTAGHEKISYSFKVVKGGEVCYYNRLGVSGDNPEGFYFRIVPGFSTPDWAKGAVMYQIYVDRFCNGDESNDVVDGEYVYIGRPVSNVQDWGKYPDQMDVRDFYGGDLQGVWDKLDYLKSLGVDVIYFNPIFVSPSNHKYDCQDYDYIDPHYGVIVKDGGQPVASDAKDNRFATKYMIRTTDKENLEASNEFFARFVEEVHKRGMRVILDGVFNHCGSFNKWLDGERIYEMSEKYQPGAYVSKDSPYRTFFKFHDEGAWPYNRSYDGWWGHETLPKLNYEDSQTLYEYILQVARKWVSPPYNVDGWRLDVAADLGHSSEYNHKFWRDFRKAVKEANPDAIVLAEHYGDPSGWLQGDQWDTVMNYDAFMEPVTWFLTGMEKHSDESNLSLFGDGESFFKSMNYHMSRMMTGSIQTAMNELSNHDHSRFMTRTNGRVGRTSTLGPEAASQGIHKGIFREAVMIQMTWPGAPAIYYGDEAGVCGWTDPDNRRTYPWGREDLELIEFHRYMTGLHHSIPALRFGSLKQLLAGNHLISYGRFWKDSICAVAVNNLAEERQISIPVWQLGMKDGEIMSRYMLTCENGYNAGKVPYEVMDGQVLVSMPGTSSVLLVADQN; encoded by the coding sequence ATGTGCTTCCAGGCTGAGGCGTTAAATAGAGATGCGTTATTTACTGATGAGACAGAAAGCTTCCGATTCCCGGCTGAACCCGGTGTGGGGGATGATGTGATTCTGCTTTTCCGAACAGCAAAGGGTAATGCAGACCAGGTCTGTTATATCCAGGAGGGATTAAAGGATGAGACTGCCATGGAAAAGGCAGAATCTGACGGGCTATTTGATTATTATAAACATAGATTGACGGCAGGGCATGAGAAAATCAGCTACAGCTTTAAGGTAGTCAAAGGCGGAGAAGTCTGCTACTATAACCGGCTGGGGGTTTCAGGGGATAATCCGGAAGGGTTTTACTTTCGCATTGTCCCCGGTTTTTCTACGCCTGACTGGGCAAAAGGGGCTGTCATGTATCAGATTTATGTGGACCGGTTCTGCAATGGAGATGAGTCCAACGATGTGGTGGACGGAGAGTATGTATACATTGGCCGTCCGGTATCCAATGTACAGGACTGGGGGAAGTATCCTGACCAGATGGACGTAAGGGATTTTTACGGCGGCGATCTGCAGGGGGTATGGGATAAGCTGGATTATTTAAAAAGTCTTGGCGTTGATGTAATATATTTTAATCCTATTTTTGTCTCCCCATCCAATCATAAATATGATTGCCAGGATTACGACTACATTGATCCTCATTATGGCGTGATTGTAAAGGATGGAGGGCAGCCGGTAGCATCCGATGCAAAGGATAACCGGTTTGCCACAAAATACATGATCCGGACTACGGATAAGGAGAATTTAGAAGCCAGCAATGAATTTTTTGCCCGGTTTGTGGAAGAGGTGCACAAGCGGGGGATGAGGGTCATCCTTGATGGGGTATTTAATCATTGCGGCTCGTTTAATAAATGGCTGGATGGAGAACGGATCTATGAGATGTCTGAAAAATACCAGCCCGGAGCCTATGTGTCAAAGGACAGTCCATACAGGACATTTTTTAAATTTCACGATGAAGGAGCCTGGCCCTATAACCGTTCCTATGACGGCTGGTGGGGGCATGAAACTCTTCCAAAGCTTAATTATGAGGATTCCCAGACTTTGTATGAGTATATCCTGCAAGTTGCCCGGAAATGGGTTTCCCCGCCCTACAACGTAGATGGCTGGCGTCTTGATGTGGCGGCAGATTTAGGCCACAGCAGCGAATACAACCATAAGTTCTGGAGAGATTTCCGAAAGGCGGTAAAAGAGGCTAATCCGGATGCCATTGTACTGGCAGAGCATTACGGTGACCCGTCTGGCTGGCTCCAGGGGGACCAGTGGGATACGGTCATGAATTATGATGCCTTCATGGAGCCGGTAACCTGGTTTTTGACGGGAATGGAAAAGCACAGCGATGAAAGCAACTTAAGTCTGTTTGGCGACGGAGAAAGCTTTTTTAAGTCCATGAACTACCATATGAGCCGTATGATGACAGGCTCCATTCAGACGGCTATGAATGAACTGTCAAACCATGACCATTCCCGCTTTATGACCAGAACCAATGGCCGGGTGGGACGGACTTCCACTCTGGGGCCGGAAGCAGCTTCCCAGGGCATTCATAAGGGGATTTTCAGAGAGGCGGTCATGATCCAGATGACCTGGCCCGGTGCACCTGCGATTTATTATGGAGACGAGGCCGGTGTCTGCGGCTGGACAGATCCTGATAACCGGAGAACCTATCCCTGGGGCAGAGAGGATTTAGAGCTGATCGAGTTTCACCGGTATATGACAGGACTTCATCACAGCATACCGGCACTGCGGTTTGGGTCCTTAAAGCAGCTTCTTGCCGGGAACCATCTCATTTCTTACGGGCGTTTCTGGAAGGACAGCATTTGTGCCGTGGCGGTCAATAACCTGGCAGAAGAACGGCAGATCAGTATCCCTGTATGGCAGCTGGGAATGAAGGATGGAGAAATCATGTCCCGATACATGCTGACCTGTGAAAACGGGTACAATGCAGGCAAAGTTCCCTATGAGGTGATGGACGGCCAGGTGCTTGTCTCCATGCCGGGAACAAGCTCTGTTTTGCTTGTGGCGGACCAGAATTAG
- a CDS encoding aspartate ammonia-lyase, with the protein MDNKNNKDYRIEKDSIGVKGVPGNVYYGVQSLRAAENFHITGLNIHPEIINSLAYIKKAAAITNLEINLLDKKTAEAIVQACDEILAGKFHKDFIVDPIQGGAGTSLNMNANEVIANRAIELLGGQKGDYSIVNPNDHVNCGQSTNDVIPSAGKMTSLRLLKNLKKELLRLNKAFCEKAVEFDHVLKMGRTQMQDAVPIRLGQEFTAYSTAIMRDIRRMDKAMEEMCTLNMGGTAIGTGINADVSYLKRIVPNLAKVSNMELVQASDLIDATQNLDSFVAVSGAVKACAVTLSKIANDLRLMSSGPRTGFQEINLPAKQNGSSIMPGKVNPVIPEVVNQVAFNIIGNDVTITMAAEAGQLELNAFEPIIFYCMFQSIDTLAYAVQTFVDNCVSGITANETRCRYLVENSVGIITAICPHVGYQKAADIAKKAMNSGKSVRTLILQEKLISEEELDLILDPVHMTEPGISGKNLLLNKKREA; encoded by the coding sequence TTGGATAATAAAAATAACAAAGATTACCGGATAGAAAAGGATTCCATAGGAGTCAAAGGTGTACCGGGGAATGTGTATTATGGCGTACAATCACTTCGTGCGGCAGAAAACTTTCATATTACCGGTCTCAACATTCACCCTGAAATCATTAACAGCCTTGCTTACATAAAAAAAGCAGCAGCAATTACCAATCTTGAGATCAATCTTCTGGACAAAAAAACTGCAGAAGCCATTGTTCAGGCATGTGATGAAATTCTGGCTGGAAAATTCCATAAAGACTTTATCGTTGATCCGATCCAGGGCGGAGCAGGAACTTCTCTGAATATGAATGCCAATGAAGTGATAGCCAACCGGGCCATTGAACTTCTGGGCGGACAAAAAGGCGATTATTCCATTGTGAATCCCAATGATCATGTAAACTGCGGCCAGTCCACAAATGATGTCATTCCAAGCGCCGGGAAAATGACTTCATTAAGACTTCTTAAAAATTTGAAAAAAGAACTTCTCCGGCTGAATAAAGCATTTTGTGAAAAAGCTGTCGAATTTGACCATGTCTTAAAGATGGGACGCACCCAGATGCAGGATGCAGTTCCCATTCGGCTGGGCCAGGAGTTTACAGCCTATTCAACAGCAATTATGCGTGATATCCGCCGCATGGACAAAGCCATGGAAGAAATGTGTACTTTAAATATGGGCGGAACAGCTATAGGGACAGGTATCAATGCAGATGTGAGTTATTTGAAACGTATTGTGCCTAATTTAGCCAAGGTGTCAAATATGGAATTGGTGCAGGCTTCAGATTTGATCGATGCAACACAAAATCTTGACTCTTTCGTTGCCGTATCAGGTGCAGTCAAGGCCTGCGCTGTAACACTGTCTAAAATTGCCAATGATCTTCGCCTGATGTCTTCCGGACCAAGAACAGGCTTTCAGGAAATCAACCTTCCTGCTAAGCAAAATGGTTCATCAATCATGCCCGGCAAAGTAAATCCGGTTATTCCCGAAGTTGTAAATCAGGTGGCCTTTAATATTATAGGCAATGATGTAACCATCACCATGGCCGCAGAAGCCGGACAATTAGAATTAAATGCATTTGAACCGATTATTTTTTATTGTATGTTCCAGTCGATTGACACTCTTGCCTATGCCGTACAGACATTTGTAGATAACTGCGTATCCGGTATTACGGCTAATGAAACAAGATGCCGTTATTTAGTAGAAAACAGTGTGGGAATCATCACAGCGATTTGTCCCCATGTTGGGTACCAAAAAGCGGCAGATATTGCTAAGAAAGCCATGAATAGCGGCAAATCCGTAAGAACATTAATTCTGCAGGAAAAACTTATAAGTGAAGAAGAACTGGACCTCATATTAGATCCGGTACATATGACAGAGCCAGGGATATCAGGCAAAAATTTATTATTAAACAAAAAACGGGAGGCATAG
- a CDS encoding DUF1848 domain-containing protein, which translates to MILSVSRRTDIPQFYPDWFFDRLKEGYLYVKNPMNSRQISRIDLSPEQVELMVFWTKNPEPMMGRIGELGSIPFYIQFTLTGYGKDIEPGLPDKRRLIEIFRNTAEQVGRDRMVWRYDPIFLNDRYREEYHLRAFEEIARGLCGLTEKVVISFLDKYGKTERNMKGIPVEELDEEGMKKLGGRLAVIAGGYGLRIEACAEKADLSSVGIFRGSCIDPVMAEHLTGGPVCRRKDKNQRMECGCLESVEVGTYDTCLAGCRYCYANDSVEAVNRKRTLYDVHSPLLCGRVEKEDKITQRKCRSAREEPTLPFL; encoded by the coding sequence ATGATACTCAGTGTCAGCAGGCGGACTGATATTCCGCAGTTTTATCCGGATTGGTTTTTTGACAGGTTAAAAGAAGGGTATCTATATGTAAAGAATCCCATGAACAGCCGCCAGATCAGCCGGATCGATCTTTCCCCGGAGCAGGTGGAACTTATGGTTTTCTGGACGAAAAACCCGGAACCAATGATGGGACGGATAGGGGAGCTGGGGAGCATTCCTTTTTATATCCAATTCACATTGACTGGATACGGGAAAGATATTGAACCTGGCCTGCCGGATAAAAGACGTCTGATTGAAATTTTCCGGAATACGGCAGAACAGGTGGGAAGGGACCGTATGGTCTGGCGGTATGATCCCATATTCCTTAACGACCGGTACAGGGAAGAATACCATTTGCGGGCTTTTGAGGAAATCGCCAGGGGGTTATGCGGTTTAACAGAAAAGGTAGTGATCAGTTTTCTGGACAAGTATGGAAAAACAGAGCGTAACATGAAGGGAATCCCGGTAGAAGAACTGGACGAAGAGGGGATGAAGAAGCTTGGTGGAAGGCTGGCCGTGATTGCAGGAGGTTACGGGCTTAGAATTGAAGCGTGTGCGGAAAAAGCAGATTTAAGCTCTGTTGGAATTTTCCGGGGAAGCTGCATTGATCCCGTTATGGCGGAACATTTAACAGGCGGTCCGGTATGCCGGAGAAAGGATAAAAACCAGAGAATGGAATGCGGATGCCTGGAAAGTGTTGAGGTGGGAACCTATGACACCTGCCTTGCCGGGTGCAGGTATTGCTATGCCAATGACAGCGTTGAAGCAGTGAATAGGAAGAGGACTTTATATGATGTGCATAGCCCCCTGCTATGCGGAAGGGTAGAAAAAGAGGATAAGATCACGCAGCGGAAATGCAGGTCTGCCCGGGAAGAACCGACTCTTCCTTTTTTATGA
- the ftsH gene encoding ATP-dependent zinc metalloprotease FtsH: MKQQQPFRGLGFLLLLVIMLLFASRLPQKSGIITNQELMQAIDNGTIASATIRQNDPPPTGRIEMTMTDNSSKQANVSNVIEIQDRLDRNGITYTVDAVQKENLFLTITLPLILTAVVLVFLFMLMNARAGAGSANAKMMNFGRSRAHLAKDANKVNFSKVAGLEEEKEELEEVVDFLKNPQKYTSVGARIPKGILLVGPPGTGKTLLAKAVAGEAGVPFFSISGSDFVEMFVGVGASRVRDLFEEGKKHAPCIIFIDEIDAVARRRGTGMGGGHDEREQTLNQLLVEMDGFGINEGIIVMAATNRVDILDPAILRPGRFDRKVGVGRPDVKGREEILKVHSKEKPLGEDVDLKRIAQTTAGFTGADLENLMNEAAIYAAKNSKKFINQADVDRAFVKVGIGAEKKSKVITEKEKKITAYHEAGHAILFHLLPDEGPVHTISIIPTGIGAAGYTMPLPENDHMFNTKGKMLQDIMVDLGGRIAEEIIFGDITTGASQDIKQATATARAMVTQYGMSDKVGMINYDNDGNEVFIGRDLAHAKSYGNQVANTIDNEVKRIIDECYEKAKDIILKHEEVLHACCKLLMEKEKIGQQEFESLFPAAAEG, translated from the coding sequence TTGAAACAACAGCAACCATTCAGAGGCTTGGGCTTTCTGCTCCTTCTGGTCATCATGCTTTTATTTGCCAGTAGGCTGCCCCAAAAGAGTGGAATCATTACCAACCAGGAGCTGATGCAGGCGATTGATAATGGGACCATAGCCTCGGCAACTATCAGGCAGAACGATCCGCCCCCAACGGGAAGGATCGAGATGACCATGACTGACAACTCATCAAAACAGGCCAATGTGTCCAATGTCATTGAGATTCAGGACCGTTTGGACCGCAATGGAATCACCTATACGGTGGATGCAGTACAAAAGGAAAACTTATTCCTGACCATTACGCTTCCATTGATTCTCACAGCGGTAGTTTTAGTTTTTCTTTTCATGCTGATGAATGCCAGGGCAGGGGCAGGAAGCGCTAATGCCAAAATGATGAATTTTGGAAGAAGCCGGGCTCATCTTGCAAAGGATGCCAATAAGGTGAACTTCAGTAAGGTGGCAGGGCTTGAAGAGGAAAAAGAGGAGCTGGAAGAAGTCGTTGATTTCTTAAAGAATCCTCAGAAGTATACCAGCGTGGGAGCACGCATTCCAAAGGGGATCCTCCTTGTGGGACCTCCGGGAACAGGAAAGACCCTTTTAGCCAAGGCAGTGGCAGGAGAAGCCGGAGTGCCGTTTTTCTCCATTTCCGGTTCCGATTTTGTGGAAATGTTTGTAGGTGTGGGCGCTTCCCGTGTAAGAGACCTGTTTGAAGAAGGGAAAAAGCATGCGCCCTGTATCATATTCATTGATGAGATTGATGCGGTAGCCCGACGCAGAGGAACGGGTATGGGCGGTGGACATGACGAGAGGGAGCAGACCTTAAACCAGCTTCTGGTTGAGATGGATGGCTTCGGGATCAATGAAGGAATCATCGTTATGGCGGCTACAAACCGTGTGGATATCCTGGATCCGGCTATCCTGCGTCCCGGACGTTTTGACCGGAAGGTAGGAGTAGGAAGGCCTGACGTAAAAGGAAGAGAAGAGATCCTTAAGGTTCATTCCAAGGAGAAGCCTTTGGGAGAAGATGTGGATTTAAAGAGGATCGCCCAGACAACAGCGGGATTTACCGGTGCGGATCTGGAGAACCTTATGAATGAAGCCGCCATTTATGCGGCGAAGAACAGCAAGAAATTTATCAATCAGGCTGACGTTGACAGAGCTTTTGTAAAGGTTGGAATCGGAGCTGAGAAAAAGAGCAAGGTTATAACCGAAAAGGAAAAGAAAATTACAGCTTATCATGAGGCAGGCCATGCGATCTTATTCCACCTGCTTCCGGATGAAGGCCCGGTGCATACCATCTCCATCATTCCTACGGGAATCGGCGCGGCCGGATATACCATGCCATTGCCGGAGAATGACCATATGTTCAATACCAAAGGCAAGATGCTTCAGGATATCATGGTGGATTTAGGCGGAAGAATCGCAGAGGAGATCATTTTCGGCGATATTACCACCGGAGCTTCCCAGGATATCAAGCAGGCCACGGCCACAGCAAGGGCTATGGTGACCCAGTACGGAATGTCTGATAAAGTGGGCATGATAAATTATGATAATGACGGGAATGAGGTCTTTATCGGCCGTGATCTGGCTCATGCCAAGAGCTATGGCAACCAGGTAGCCAATACCATTGATAACGAAGTAAAGCGGATCATTGATGAGTGCTATGAAAAGGCGAAAGACATCATCTTAAAGCATGAAGAGGTTCTTCACGCCTGTTGTAAGCTGCTCATGGAAAAAGAAAAGATCGGCCAGCAGGAATTTGAAAGTTTGTTTCCTGCAGCAGCAGAAGGTTAA